The nucleotide window ATCACTATCACCATGAAAAATTGTTATTGGCATTTTGCATTTTTTTAAATACTCATTAGTCATAAATTTATATTTTAAAATAAATGAAGGTATGTATGAAAAGTTTTGCTTCACTATATCTATTAAATTGTAGTAGGGAGCTTGTAAAATCAAATGTTGAGCATTATTATTCGATGCTAATTTAGAAGCAAGTCCTGTTCCTATTGAATAACCTAGAATTATTATATTTTCTTCACTGTATTCCTTTTTTAGTGTATTATATACTAATTGATTATCCTCAAATAATTGTTGCTGTTTGATTATTTTCCTTCACTTTTTTCCATACCCTCTATAATCAAGAATAAAAATATCATAATTTAAATCTGTATATACTTTAGCTATATTCCCCCAAGAATCTAATGCTCCTGCGTTACCGTGTAAAAAAAAAACAAGTCCTTTAGCTTTAACAGACTTAAATAAAAGTCCATTAAAAAATTACCATCTTTAGTATTAAAATAAAGTTCTTCAAAATTTT belongs to Tenacibaculum sp. MAR_2010_89 and includes:
- a CDS encoding dienelactone hydrolase family protein gives rise to the protein MIKQQQLFEDNQLVYNTLKKEYSEENIIILGYSIGTGLASKLASNNNAQHLILQAPYYNLIDIVKQNFSYIPSFILKYKFMTNEYLKKCKMPITIFHGDSDTVISYESSLKLKEEFKDRIHLITLKNQGHNGITYNKVYNKELIYFNNILTK